In Microbacterium galbinum, a single window of DNA contains:
- a CDS encoding ABC transporter ATP-binding protein, which yields MITAEGLTKRFGDKTAVDDVSFTIKPGAVTGFLGPNGAGKSTTMRMIVGLDRPTSGRTTVGGREYRKLGAPLTEVGVLLDAKAVHTGRTARNHLRAMAATHGIPASRVDEVIDLAGIGSVARKRAGKFSLGMGQRLGIASALLGDPHTLILDEPVNGLDPEGVRWVRQFVRHAASEGRTVLLSSHLMSEMAQTADHVIVMGRGKVLADAPLEDLVRAWTTNRVRVRTPHGAALAQLVAGPDVEIVSTAPDLFDITGLPAARIGDLAAERGVALHELTPTTGSLEDAYLALTGEAVEYRTKEIA from the coding sequence ATGATCACAGCAGAAGGCCTCACGAAGAGGTTCGGAGACAAGACGGCCGTCGATGACGTGTCGTTCACGATCAAGCCCGGAGCCGTCACCGGCTTCCTCGGGCCCAACGGTGCGGGCAAGTCGACCACGATGCGGATGATCGTCGGGCTCGACCGCCCCACGTCGGGCCGCACGACCGTCGGCGGCCGCGAGTACCGCAAGCTCGGGGCTCCGCTCACCGAGGTGGGCGTGCTGCTCGACGCGAAGGCCGTGCACACCGGCCGCACCGCCCGCAACCACCTGCGCGCGATGGCGGCGACCCACGGCATCCCCGCGTCGCGCGTCGATGAGGTCATCGACCTCGCCGGCATCGGATCGGTCGCCCGCAAGCGCGCGGGCAAGTTCTCGCTCGGCATGGGGCAGCGCCTCGGCATCGCGTCGGCGCTGCTCGGCGACCCGCACACGCTCATCCTCGACGAGCCGGTCAACGGTCTCGACCCCGAGGGTGTGCGCTGGGTGCGTCAGTTCGTGCGGCACGCGGCATCCGAGGGACGCACCGTGCTGCTCTCGAGCCACCTCATGAGCGAGATGGCGCAGACCGCCGACCACGTCATCGTGATGGGGCGCGGCAAGGTGCTGGCGGATGCTCCGCTCGAAGACCTCGTGCGGGCCTGGACCACGAACCGCGTGCGCGTGCGCACCCCGCACGGTGCGGCACTCGCACAGCTCGTGGCGGGGCCCGACGTCGAGATCGTGAGCACCGCACCCGATCTGTTCGACATCACGGGCCTGCCCGCCGCGCGCATCGGCGACCTCGCCGCCGAGCGGGGCGTCGCCCTGCACGAACTCACCCCGACCACCGGATCGCTGGAGGACGCGTACCTCGCGCTCACCGGCGAGGCCGTCGAGTACCGGACGAAGGAGATCGCATGA
- a CDS encoding RNA polymerase sigma factor, with protein sequence MRLRSDPRARLRVVLAEVDGRIARERPHATRTRATGASGATGAPGAPAPRSKAVAFRILFDEHLPRVRRHLSCFLDDRSEVEEIAADVFVVAWKKLQPENPMGITWLIRTADNKLRDAARRDRSKRRAIDALTRGLQETSDALHPLEALALREAIVTLSARERQVVVLTYWDELSAGEVAQVLRCSAAAVWTTLTRARAKLRRQLEAKEADA encoded by the coding sequence ATGCGTCTGCGATCGGACCCTCGCGCGCGCCTGCGCGTCGTGCTCGCCGAGGTCGACGGCCGGATCGCGCGCGAACGCCCTCACGCCACTCGAACGAGAGCGACGGGTGCGAGTGGCGCGACGGGCGCACCGGGCGCCCCGGCACCGCGGAGCAAGGCCGTCGCCTTCCGCATCCTGTTCGACGAGCACCTGCCCCGGGTGCGGCGTCACCTCTCGTGCTTCCTCGACGACCGGAGCGAGGTCGAGGAGATCGCCGCCGACGTCTTCGTCGTGGCGTGGAAGAAGCTCCAGCCCGAGAATCCGATGGGGATCACCTGGCTGATCCGCACGGCCGACAACAAGCTGCGCGACGCCGCCCGGCGCGATCGTTCGAAGCGCCGGGCGATCGACGCACTCACTCGTGGCCTGCAGGAGACCTCCGACGCACTGCATCCGCTCGAAGCCCTCGCCCTGCGCGAGGCGATCGTCACCCTGAGCGCCCGCGAACGCCAGGTCGTCGTGCTCACGTACTGGGACGAGCTCAGCGCCGGGGAGGTGGCGCAGGTGCTCCGGTGCAGCGCGGCCGCGGTCTGGACGACGCTCACCCGCGCACGCGCCAAACTGCGCCGGCAGCTCGAGGCGAAGGAGGCGGACGCATGA
- a CDS encoding DUF4291 domain-containing protein, with amino-acid sequence MAQSPRMYGIRADHDTDSIVMYQAYSDAIADAALANGRFVTPFSFTRMTWIKPSFLWLMHRSNWARKPGQQRILAVRLSREGWETALSRSVLTTSHPDAVADAAVHVQWDPERSIRGAALDHYSIQVGVGRGLIRTLADEWTLGIDDLTPTVRKIATLVQSGQADRARRLLPPERAYPLPPALTRRITPSDR; translated from the coding sequence ATGGCTCAGTCGCCGCGCATGTACGGCATCCGCGCCGATCACGACACCGACAGCATCGTGATGTACCAGGCGTACTCCGACGCGATCGCCGATGCGGCGCTCGCGAACGGCCGCTTCGTCACCCCCTTCTCGTTCACGCGGATGACGTGGATCAAGCCGTCGTTCCTCTGGCTCATGCATCGCAGCAACTGGGCGCGCAAGCCGGGCCAGCAACGCATCCTGGCGGTGCGCCTCAGCAGGGAGGGGTGGGAGACCGCCCTCTCGCGATCGGTGCTGACGACGTCGCATCCGGATGCCGTCGCCGACGCGGCCGTGCACGTGCAGTGGGACCCCGAGCGCTCGATCCGCGGTGCGGCACTCGACCACTACAGCATCCAGGTCGGCGTGGGTCGCGGGCTCATCCGCACGCTCGCCGACGAGTGGACGCTCGGGATCGACGACCTCACGCCGACCGTCCGCAAGATCGCCACGCTCGTGCAGAGCGGTCAGGCCGATCGCGCGCGTCGTCTGCTGCCCCCGGAGCGCGCCTACCCGCTGCCGCCGGCGCTGACGCGGCGGATCACACCCTCGGACCGCTGA
- a CDS encoding aldo/keto reductase yields MIEPGDHVRLGRSGLRISPVVLGCMSFGAPDRGAHGWSLDEESSRPLIRQALEAGITTFDTADVYSDGTSEEFVGRALADFARRDEIVLATKVHGRMGPGANQAGLSRGHILSGIDASLRRLGTDYVDLYQIHRWDPEVPIEETMEALHDIVRSGKARYIGASSMWAWQFAKAQHVAVQNGWTPFVSMQDQYNLLQREEEREMHPFCLDSGVGVLPWSPLARGRLTRDWDETTNRTGKDAFGATLYHREEESNRSIVEAVARVASDRGVSRAQIALAWVAQQSAVTAPIVGATRAAHIDDAVAAVGIRLEPAEIDALESAYTPREAEGF; encoded by the coding sequence ATGATCGAGCCCGGTGACCACGTACGACTCGGACGATCGGGGCTGCGCATCTCGCCCGTCGTGCTCGGATGCATGAGCTTCGGCGCCCCGGATCGCGGCGCGCACGGCTGGTCGCTCGATGAGGAGTCGAGCCGACCCCTCATCCGGCAGGCCCTCGAAGCGGGGATCACGACGTTCGACACCGCTGACGTCTACTCCGACGGCACGAGCGAGGAGTTCGTCGGCCGTGCGCTCGCCGACTTCGCCCGCCGCGACGAGATCGTGCTCGCCACCAAGGTGCACGGGCGCATGGGACCCGGCGCGAACCAGGCCGGCCTCAGCCGCGGGCACATCCTTTCGGGCATCGACGCGAGCCTGCGGCGCCTCGGCACCGACTACGTCGACCTGTACCAGATCCACCGGTGGGACCCCGAGGTGCCGATCGAGGAGACGATGGAGGCGCTGCACGACATCGTGCGCTCGGGCAAGGCGCGGTACATCGGCGCCTCGTCGATGTGGGCGTGGCAGTTCGCGAAGGCGCAGCATGTCGCCGTGCAGAACGGGTGGACCCCGTTCGTGTCGATGCAGGACCAGTACAACCTGCTGCAGCGTGAGGAGGAGCGGGAGATGCATCCGTTCTGCCTCGACTCCGGCGTCGGGGTGCTGCCGTGGTCGCCGCTCGCGCGGGGCCGCCTGACCCGCGACTGGGACGAGACGACGAATCGCACGGGGAAGGATGCCTTCGGCGCGACGCTCTACCACCGCGAAGAGGAGTCCAACCGGTCGATCGTCGAGGCCGTCGCCCGTGTGGCATCCGATCGGGGCGTCTCCCGCGCGCAGATCGCCCTTGCCTGGGTCGCGCAGCAGTCGGCGGTCACCGCGCCCATCGTCGGCGCCACCCGTGCGGCCCACATCGACGACGCGGTCGCGGCTGTCGGCATCCGTCTCGAACCCGCCGAGATCGACGCGCTCGAAAGCGCCTACACGCCCCGCGAGGCCGAGGGGTTCTGA
- a CDS encoding siderophore-interacting protein yields MTDQPRKPPAQAVLTVQEVEQVSPDLIRITAGGDGYSDFTDNVYTDKYVKILFADPRHGLVPPYDLAQLREESPEKLPTRRTYTVRSADPEARLIVIDFVVHGDEGVAGPWARRAQPGDTLVVSGAGGGYRPEPSTPWHLLVGDHTALPAISSAIEAMESDAVGHVILTVADPSDRVLPAAPSGVSVRWTATDDELLTALADLPWADGTPGVFAHGERGTIKEVRALLKQREVPRESLSISAYWARGRAEDQFQAEKREPIGQIE; encoded by the coding sequence ATGACCGACCAGCCTCGTAAGCCACCCGCACAAGCAGTTCTCACCGTGCAGGAGGTCGAGCAGGTCAGTCCCGATCTGATCCGCATCACGGCCGGCGGCGACGGCTACTCGGACTTCACCGACAACGTCTACACCGACAAGTACGTGAAGATCCTCTTCGCCGACCCCCGTCACGGCCTCGTGCCGCCGTACGATCTGGCGCAGCTGCGCGAGGAGAGCCCCGAGAAGCTCCCGACGCGGCGCACCTACACGGTCCGTTCGGCCGACCCCGAGGCGCGCCTGATCGTGATCGACTTCGTCGTGCACGGTGACGAGGGCGTCGCGGGTCCGTGGGCCCGCCGGGCGCAGCCGGGCGACACCCTCGTCGTGAGCGGTGCCGGGGGCGGGTATCGGCCCGAGCCGTCGACGCCCTGGCATCTTCTCGTCGGCGACCACACGGCGCTGCCGGCGATCTCCTCGGCGATCGAAGCGATGGAATCGGATGCCGTCGGCCACGTGATCCTGACGGTCGCCGACCCGTCGGACCGGGTGCTGCCCGCGGCGCCCTCCGGCGTGAGCGTGCGCTGGACCGCCACCGACGATGAACTGCTCACCGCCCTCGCCGACCTGCCCTGGGCCGACGGCACCCCCGGGGTCTTCGCCCACGGGGAGCGCGGCACGATCAAGGAGGTGCGCGCCCTGCTGAAGCAGCGCGAGGTGCCCCGCGAGTCGCTCTCGATCTCGGCGTACTGGGCGCGCGGTCGCGCTGAGGACCAGTTCCAGGCCGAGAAGCGCGAGCCGATCGGACAGATCGAGTAG
- a CDS encoding SDR family NAD(P)-dependent oxidoreductase, producing the protein MDLRLAGRKAFVSGSTQGIGYAIAAALAAEGVQVTLNGRNAERLDSAVARLGAEHPESHPNGLVADFAKPDEVARLLADLGDVDILVNNVGLFGLADFSATSDDEWSRYLDVNLMSAVRLSRQVLGGMLDRGWGRIVSISSESGVNVPADMVHYGVTKAAMIALTNGLAKLTRGTEVTVNTVLGGPTYSDGVAATVAAVAEAQSLPADAMKQAIIGQNATTLLERFLEPTEIASLVTYLASPVASATNGAALRADGGVLTAML; encoded by the coding sequence ATGGATCTGCGACTCGCAGGCAGGAAGGCATTCGTCAGCGGCTCGACCCAGGGGATCGGCTACGCCATCGCCGCAGCGCTCGCCGCGGAGGGCGTGCAGGTGACGCTCAACGGTCGCAACGCCGAGCGCCTCGACAGCGCCGTCGCGCGGCTCGGGGCGGAGCATCCGGAATCCCACCCGAACGGTCTCGTCGCCGACTTCGCGAAGCCCGACGAGGTCGCGCGCCTTCTCGCCGATCTCGGCGACGTCGACATCCTCGTCAACAACGTCGGACTGTTCGGCCTGGCCGACTTCTCGGCGACCTCCGACGACGAGTGGTCGCGCTACCTCGACGTGAACCTCATGAGCGCCGTGCGCCTGTCGCGGCAGGTTCTCGGGGGCATGCTCGATCGCGGGTGGGGGCGCATCGTCTCGATCAGCAGCGAGTCCGGCGTGAACGTTCCCGCCGACATGGTGCACTACGGCGTGACCAAGGCGGCGATGATCGCCCTCACCAACGGCCTCGCCAAGCTCACCCGCGGCACCGAGGTCACCGTGAACACGGTGCTCGGCGGACCCACGTACTCCGACGGGGTGGCCGCGACCGTGGCGGCGGTGGCCGAAGCGCAGTCGCTGCCCGCCGACGCCATGAAGCAGGCGATCATCGGCCAGAACGCCACGACGCTGCTCGAGCGATTCCTCGAACCGACCGAGATCGCGAGCCTCGTCACGTACCTCGCGAGCCCCGTCGCCTCGGCGACCAACGGTGCCGCCCTCCGCGCCGACGGAGGCGTGCTCACCGCGATGCTGTGA
- a CDS encoding MarR family winged helix-turn-helix transcriptional regulator, which yields MPNTNADHGLSSDELAIWAPLATLLERLPTALDAQLQRDSGLTHFEHGILFALRSAPERTLRLSVLAAYASCTLSRLSRAVSRLETKGWVRREIDPSDGRFTLGILTDAGAQVVAESTPAHHALIRNLVFDTLTDAQARQLGVISRKVAEAAGPGGVWSPA from the coding sequence ATGCCGAACACGAACGCCGACCACGGCCTGAGCTCCGACGAGCTCGCGATCTGGGCCCCGCTCGCCACCCTGCTCGAGCGCCTGCCCACCGCCCTCGACGCGCAGCTGCAGCGCGACAGCGGGCTCACGCACTTCGAGCACGGCATCCTCTTCGCCCTGCGCAGCGCCCCCGAGCGCACCCTGCGTCTCAGCGTCCTCGCCGCCTACGCGAGCTGCACGCTGTCGCGCCTGTCGCGCGCGGTCTCCCGACTCGAGACGAAGGGGTGGGTGCGTCGCGAGATCGACCCGAGCGACGGACGCTTCACCCTCGGCATCCTCACCGACGCCGGCGCGCAGGTGGTCGCCGAGTCGACCCCCGCCCACCACGCGCTCATCCGCAACCTCGTGTTCGACACCCTCACGGATGCCCAGGCGCGGCAGCTGGGGGTCATCAGTCGGAAGGTGGCGGAGGCCGCGGGGCCGGGCGGTGTGTGGAGTCCGGCGTGA
- a CDS encoding FhaA domain-containing protein: MGLLDSFEKGLERAVNGAFAKTFRSGIQPVEIASALRREADTKAAVVSRDRIIAPNNYVVRLSADDAERMRGLGGALTDELHALLTKHSKSQGYSFGGPLSIVLEPDEKVSTGTVRVSSGTVEGRVSWEAVVDVDGRRHRITRARTVIGRGTDADITIADAGSSRKHAEILWDGERAMMRDLGSTNGTKVNGQKLREAALPSDTTITIGRTDLVFRVVPQTVPARVSDATRAFGGIHE; encoded by the coding sequence GTGGGACTACTTGACAGCTTTGAGAAGGGTCTCGAGCGCGCCGTGAACGGCGCGTTCGCGAAGACCTTCCGCAGCGGCATCCAGCCGGTGGAGATCGCTTCGGCGCTGCGGCGCGAGGCCGATACGAAGGCGGCGGTCGTCAGCCGCGACCGCATCATCGCGCCCAACAACTACGTCGTGCGCCTCAGCGCCGACGACGCCGAGCGGATGCGCGGACTCGGCGGCGCTCTGACCGACGAGCTGCACGCCCTGCTCACGAAGCACTCGAAGTCGCAGGGCTACAGCTTCGGCGGCCCGCTCTCGATCGTGCTCGAACCCGACGAGAAGGTGTCGACGGGTACGGTGCGCGTCAGCTCCGGAACGGTCGAGGGCCGTGTGAGCTGGGAGGCCGTGGTCGACGTCGACGGTCGCCGGCACCGCATCACCCGCGCGCGCACCGTCATCGGACGCGGCACGGATGCCGACATCACCATCGCGGATGCCGGATCGAGCCGTAAGCACGCCGAGATCCTCTGGGACGGCGAGCGCGCCATGATGCGCGACCTCGGCTCCACCAACGGCACCAAGGTGAACGGTCAGAAGCTGCGCGAAGCGGCCCTCCCCTCCGACACCACGATCACGATCGGTCGCACCGATCTCGTCTTCCGCGTGGTGCCGCAGACGGTACCTGCGCGTGTCAGCGACGCCACCCGTGCGTTCGGAGGCATCCATGAGTGA
- a CDS encoding FHA domain-containing protein FhaB/FipA — MSELVLLLLRIGFLVLLWFFVFGVVYSLRADLFGVKVRKLPAEAAAGAPASGSAAPAAPVAKPASAKPASAKPSTGPATVATAQRLVITSGPKAGLELPLGNDTLTIGRSSESALVIRDDYTSSHHARLILRGDAWAVQDLDSTNGTFVAGQRVGNSPVSLSLGTPIKVGATTFELRA; from the coding sequence ATGAGTGAACTGGTCCTCCTGCTCCTGCGCATCGGTTTCCTGGTGCTGCTGTGGTTCTTCGTGTTCGGCGTGGTCTACTCGCTGCGCGCCGATCTCTTCGGCGTGAAGGTGCGCAAGCTCCCCGCCGAGGCCGCTGCGGGTGCCCCGGCATCCGGCTCCGCGGCTCCGGCCGCCCCCGTCGCGAAGCCGGCCTCGGCGAAGCCCGCCTCCGCCAAGCCCTCCACGGGTCCGGCGACCGTCGCGACCGCCCAGCGTCTCGTCATCACCTCGGGCCCGAAGGCGGGGCTCGAACTCCCCCTCGGCAACGACACCCTCACGATCGGCCGCTCGAGCGAGTCCGCCCTCGTGATCCGTGACGACTACACGTCCAGCCACCACGCCCGCCTGATCCTGCGCGGCGACGCGTGGGCGGTGCAGGACCTCGACTCCACCAACGGCACGTTCGTCGCGGGCCAGCGCGTCGGCAACTCCCCCGTCTCGCTGTCGCTCGGCACCCCCATCAAGGTGGGCGCCACGACCTTCGAGCTGCGAGCCTGA
- a CDS encoding PP2C family protein-serine/threonine phosphatase, protein MVFEGSSAAISHTGKIRSNNQDSGYSGANLFVVADGMGGHAGGDVASSLAIQRLEPLDQAYASTDDAQASLQAAATTAAGDLIRAAKDRPELAGLGTTVSAIIMVDEYAVIGHIGDSRIYLYRDDALTQITADHTFVQRLVDSGRITPEEARYHPRRSVLMRVLSDMDSDPELDMFVMPTQPGDRWLLCSDGLSGVVDENRILKAMRLGLAPGRTADNLLKQALDGGAPDNVTIVIVDVGGQHPLSSGTPTIVGAASNPSGIIVPPVRAPRGNWLHPVRQAANDPSHFEPAAEYLEELIEEDRRRATRRRVGWIAAMLLVLAMLGFAAFAAYSWTQTRYFIGADDDSVVIFQGVQQNIGPITLSTPVEDTDILLANLPEYQRASVERTITARSLSDAMAIVDRLRAGADANALPTPLPTPTPTPSETPAEDGGDG, encoded by the coding sequence ATGGTCTTCGAGGGCTCGAGCGCCGCGATCTCCCATACGGGCAAGATCCGCTCCAACAATCAGGACTCCGGGTACTCCGGAGCCAACCTGTTCGTCGTCGCCGACGGCATGGGCGGTCACGCCGGCGGTGACGTCGCATCGAGCCTCGCGATCCAGCGCCTCGAACCGCTCGATCAGGCGTACGCCTCGACAGACGACGCGCAGGCATCGCTGCAGGCCGCGGCGACGACCGCGGCGGGCGATCTCATCCGCGCCGCGAAGGACCGCCCCGAGCTCGCGGGCCTGGGCACCACGGTCAGCGCGATCATCATGGTCGACGAGTACGCGGTCATCGGCCACATCGGCGACTCGCGCATCTACCTGTACCGCGACGACGCCCTGACGCAGATCACGGCCGACCACACCTTCGTGCAGCGGCTCGTGGACTCGGGCCGCATCACGCCCGAGGAGGCGCGCTACCACCCGCGTCGCTCGGTGCTCATGCGCGTGCTCAGCGACATGGACTCCGACCCCGAGCTCGACATGTTCGTCATGCCGACGCAGCCGGGCGATCGCTGGCTGCTCTGCTCCGACGGCCTCTCGGGGGTCGTCGACGAGAACCGCATCCTCAAGGCGATGCGCCTGGGCCTCGCGCCGGGGCGCACGGCCGACAACCTCCTCAAGCAGGCCCTCGACGGCGGCGCCCCCGACAACGTCACGATCGTGATCGTCGACGTCGGCGGACAGCATCCGCTCTCCTCCGGAACGCCCACGATCGTCGGCGCGGCCTCGAACCCCTCGGGCATCATCGTGCCGCCCGTGCGCGCCCCGCGCGGCAACTGGCTGCACCCGGTGCGCCAGGCGGCCAACGATCCCAGCCACTTCGAACCGGCCGCCGAGTACCTCGAAGAGCTCATCGAGGAGGATCGTCGGCGCGCGACCCGTCGCCGCGTCGGCTGGATCGCCGCGATGCTCCTGGTGCTCGCGATGCTCGGCTTCGCCGCGTTCGCGGCCTACAGCTGGACGCAGACCCGCTACTTCATCGGCGCCGACGACGACAGCGTGGTGATCTTCCAGGGCGTGCAGCAGAACATCGGCCCGATCACCCTGTCGACGCCCGTCGAAGACACCGACATCCTGCTCGCGAACCTGCCGGAGTACCAGCGCGCGTCGGTCGAGCGCACGATCACCGCCCGCTCGCTGTCGGATGCCATGGCCATCGTCGACCGTCTGCGGGCGGGTGCCGATGCCAACGCGCTTCCGACCCCGCTCCCCACACCGACGCCGACGCCTTCCGAGACTCCCGCCGAGGACGGAGGTGACGGATGA
- a CDS encoding FtsW/RodA/SpoVE family cell cycle protein encodes MSTDVSADTAVLKALKRIRTPQKQRNREFWLLLFAVLIAGSALTLVQLGALGTVDPVILAIGGGLAVLAFALHIVLRVVASDADPFVVPIATLLTGLGIAMIYRIDIAKSFTGWDAYSTKQLAWTGISLAGAIAAVILLRNYRVLFRYTYIFGFAGIVFLLLPFVPGLRIPDANAAVWVSLGGAFAFQPGEIAKICLAIFFAGYLVRTRESLTSVGTRFLGMTWPRMRELGPVLVVWLISLGIIVLQRDLGTGTLIFGMFVAMLYVATGKTSWVVIGLGLVAAGVALATQILSYVRGRFINWLFLFDPNQVDPERAGYQPMQGLFGLAHGGMLGTGWGQGRPWVTPLAHSDYIITSLGEEIGLIGLFAILCLYMVFVSRGVRIGLAGQDDFGKLLAIGFSFTIALQVFIMVGGVTRLIPLTGLTTPFLAAGGSSLVANWLIVALLLRISDGVRRQPRVVIG; translated from the coding sequence ATGAGCACCGACGTCTCCGCCGACACCGCGGTCCTCAAGGCGCTCAAGCGCATCCGCACCCCGCAGAAGCAGCGCAACCGCGAGTTCTGGCTGCTCCTGTTCGCCGTGCTGATCGCGGGCTCCGCGCTCACTCTCGTGCAGCTCGGCGCCCTCGGCACCGTCGACCCCGTCATCCTCGCGATCGGCGGCGGCCTGGCCGTGCTCGCCTTCGCCCTGCACATCGTGCTGCGGGTCGTGGCGTCGGATGCCGATCCCTTCGTCGTCCCGATCGCGACTCTGCTCACGGGCCTCGGCATCGCGATGATCTACCGGATCGACATCGCCAAGTCGTTCACCGGGTGGGATGCCTATTCGACGAAGCAGCTCGCCTGGACCGGCATCTCGTTGGCGGGCGCGATCGCCGCGGTGATCCTGCTGCGCAACTACCGCGTCCTCTTCCGCTACACGTACATCTTCGGCTTCGCGGGCATCGTGTTCCTGCTGCTGCCGTTCGTGCCCGGCCTGCGCATCCCCGACGCGAATGCGGCCGTGTGGGTGTCGCTCGGCGGGGCGTTCGCCTTCCAGCCGGGTGAGATCGCGAAGATCTGCCTCGCGATCTTCTTCGCGGGCTACCTCGTGCGCACGCGTGAGAGCCTCACCTCGGTCGGCACGCGCTTCCTCGGCATGACCTGGCCGCGCATGCGCGAACTGGGTCCGGTGCTGGTGGTGTGGCTGATCTCGCTCGGCATCATCGTGCTGCAGCGCGATCTCGGTACCGGAACCCTGATCTTCGGCATGTTCGTGGCGATGCTGTACGTCGCCACCGGCAAGACCAGCTGGGTCGTCATCGGCCTCGGGCTCGTGGCGGCGGGCGTCGCGCTCGCGACCCAGATCCTCAGCTACGTGCGCGGGCGCTTCATCAACTGGCTGTTCCTGTTCGACCCGAACCAGGTCGACCCCGAACGTGCCGGCTACCAGCCCATGCAGGGGCTCTTCGGTCTCGCGCACGGCGGGATGCTCGGTACCGGTTGGGGCCAGGGCCGCCCATGGGTCACTCCCCTGGCCCACAGCGACTACATCATCACCAGCCTCGGTGAGGAGATCGGCCTGATCGGCCTTTTCGCGATCCTCTGCCTGTACATGGTGTTCGTCAGTCGCGGGGTGCGCATCGGTCTCGCCGGTCAGGACGACTTCGGCAAGCTGCTCGCGATCGGGTTCTCGTTCACGATCGCCCTCCAGGTCTTCATCATGGTCGGCGGTGTCACCCGCCTCATCCCGCTGACGGGTCTGACCACGCCGTTCCTCGCCGCGGGCGGTTCGTCGCTCGTCGCCAACTGGCTCATCGTGGCACTGCTGCTGCGCATCTCCGACGGCGTACGCCGCCAACCGAGGGTGGTGATCGGATGA